The following are encoded in a window of Candidatus Eremiobacterota bacterium genomic DNA:
- a CDS encoding acylphosphatase: MTLHGRVQAVGFRDAVQRIASRYAVAGTVRNLRDGERLEIDAEGEDDALRAFVDDVLAHPPRHARVEAVERCDAEPLGRDGFAVARTA; the protein is encoded by the coding sequence GTGACATTGCATGGTCGCGTGCAAGCGGTCGGTTTTCGCGACGCGGTGCAGCGCATCGCGTCGCGCTACGCCGTCGCCGGAACGGTGCGAAACCTGCGCGACGGCGAGCGGCTCGAGATCGACGCCGAAGGCGAGGACGACGCGCTCCGCGCGTTCGTCGACGACGTCCTCGCGCACCCACCGCGTCACGCGCGGGTCGAAGCGGTCGAGCGCTGCGACGCCGAGCCGCTCGGCCGCGACGGCTTCGCGGTCGCGCGGACTGCGTAA